GTCAATTCTCTGGATATAGATATGACATAAGGACGACCAACCCTGCCGAATCCATCAACTCTGTTTTGCGTTCACCGAGAGAGTATCCAATCATTCCCTTGTTGGACAGTATCAGGGAAATATTGACTCGGTGGTTTTATAACCGTAAGAAAAAGATTTAAAAGCATAATCATCCTCTCACCAAAGATGTGGAGAAAAAGATTGAAAGGAGACCGAGAAAGGCAAAACGTTTGCAGTTTACCCTGTCAGTGATGGTCGATTGCTTGTTAGACGTGATAAAATCGACTGCTTAGTTGATTTGGATAGACGGACTTGCTCATGTGGGAAGTACAACCTGCTGAAGATACCTTGTCGGCACGCAATTAAAGCTGGTTTTCATGTTGGCAGACAGCCACACACATTGACTGATTTGATGTGCACTACAGAAGCTTGGCGAGAAGCTTATCATGAAAGTATCAATCCTATTGCTGTTCCTGAGGATGCTTGGTCCATACCAGAAGATGTTGTCGAAGTCAATGTGCTACCACCAGACACAAGAAGATCAGTTGGAAGGAATAAAAAACGCAGATATGAAACTGTTGTAGATAAAATTCGGTCATCGCAAACATCACAAAAAGGCAGCCTCGCAAGTGTAGTAGATGTGGTATTAGTAGGCACAACAGAGCAACTTGTAAAATACCAATATAGCCAGTCATATATGGTAAGGGTCAGCTTATATAGCCAGTTCGTTTATATGTTTTTCAAGCTcgatttaattttgtttcatgtATGATTGTTTGTGTTACAGGTTGGCCTGTTCAAGTATGCAAGTTGTTGTGTTTGAAATTTCAGTATTACATTGTCTCGTAtggttttttcttctaaaaactatcaactttgttttcattttgattGTTATACTTTGGATAATTCTCGTATGGTTATTTTCTCAGTTTTATTGTTATACATTGGCATTATTTTCTCCACACTTCTCTATCTTTCTGTTTGTTTAGTTATGTTTTGTTCAGCTATGCTttcgagtttgagtttgagtttgtttGAAAATAGCTGATTTCCGAGTTTTCAACAAGAAAGGTGGATTGTAAGAACAGAACACTGAGAACAAAATATTAAGAACTACTTGACTGGTAAAGTCGACACAAACATtgtaaaaacaaaacacaaattgAAGCCAATACTAAGAACCAGTAGATTGGTAAAGACGACAAGAAAATACTAAGAAGAAAATACTTAGAACCAGTAGACTGATTTCACTCATTCTTGGCTTCTTAATCTTCCAAAAAGCCATAGAATGCTTCCTAAGCAACCTAATTCGAGGGAATTTTTCTGCTTcctaacttcttcttctattgTCTGTGTGATACTACTTTTCAGATCTTCAATCTCTTCTACAATTCTCCCTTGCTCAGCCTCTACCCTTCGAATCTCATCAAGCAAGGCGTCATCAACCcacttaaataaatgattttcctTCTTTCGCTACATAGAAACGAAAATCAAGTTAGGAGAAATAAAATGGAATGAAAAAACAGCATGTTTGTCCTACACAATCGAAAATcgaatcagacaaaaaaaacataacaaatcaGTAATTGAATCGAAAAACAAATCAAGACTATGAACCTGTGCCCCTATTTCACATCTATAGAACCGTCGGTAAGGATTGTCATCAGTTCTCGAATAGAATATCACAACCCCTTTCCCGCACCAGCACCTAGATAGCACCCCGTACGAATGTCGCCTTGAAGTATTCATGTGTGTGAGAAACTGATTCAGAGAGAAAAAGGAATCAGAGAGAAAAAGGAGATTGACGGAAAAGAAGATCTGAAAAAATGGGAAAAGTCGGGTTTCATTGCTGAGTTGGTCTTAAATATGTCGGGTATTAGGTTAATTGTGGATCTAGTTCTGGTTGGGTTTGATTGCTGAGTTGGATCAAAAGTCTGGTTTACAAGAAACCAAGTTAAGTGTATTACATTTGAAGATCTAGTAAAACAGTTTTGATTACTCAGTGTCTATAGTTTAGTTTTTTGAACTTTAGTGATGGTTTTGGATGTGATTCGTATTGTCTTACCTTGTGGTCCCGTTCCGTGTTTAGGCTATGATTAGGTCATCATTTGGTGTTTTTTCTAGAGTCTCGTTTAGAGTatgtttagggttagggttgaCTGTGGTCTCGTTCCGTGTTTAGGTTAGGGTTGACTGTGGTCTCGTTCCGTGTTTTGGTTCCGTTTAGtgtatgtttagggtttaggttagggTTCTAATTAAAAACAGGGTTAACACATAAAGACCATAACCTATACACTAGATTAAGAATTCTAGCATTCTTCAgcaaaaaaatcttaataataAAACCACAAGATGTACATTAGATTCAGCAGTCTTgttcaaaaaaatcataataaaacaCTAGAAGTTGTACAATAGATTAAGTAGTCTTGTTCCTAAAAATGAGAATAAAACACTAGAAGTTCTACATTAGATTAAGCAATCTTGTTCATTACATTAGAACTAGAAACCAAGCTCTCTCACAGAATATCCTCTACAGTCGAAGAGAGACACTCTGGGGATTGATACTTTGACATCCTGTCAATCAATTCCGGATCATTAGCTGCTTCCCAAAGATCCCATAAAAACCTGTGGCGAGCTTCGATAATGTTACCATCATGCAACAACGACAACTCCAATCCGAGCGCATGGCACTCAATGAACTTCACTGCATAGACGCCACAGTCACATGCACTTTTACTCAATTTCCCAACGGGGACATAGGAAACAATCTATGCCCCGACTGCGAAATCCTTCTGGTGTCTCGTAGGCTGAACTGCCTTGACAATACGCGGAATAAGGTTTGCGAACCCGTCCAACTCCTTGTACCTTTTCCTACCCGAGCAGTCGAACACATCAATGCTCCTCGTCACGAAACTGATGCACAAGGCGATCCAATGATTCCCACTGACATGAACAGGGACATACAGCCGATCCACATCTACATTCCATATCTCTTGTGTCATGCCATGTGGTGGAAGGACCCCTTTACCGTACTGCAGTAGCAAATTATGAAGCATGTAGTTCTTTCTACCCTGAGCTTCTAAAAGACCATactttttttaatcatattgcTGAAGACGACAGTGATGAAGGCGACACGATGAGGTCTCCATCGTTTCAAAGATGTTCTCTCCTGGAATACGTACATTGCGGCGTCAATCTCCTGCATATTTCGATGATATTAGCACACATAATGTATTTAAAAGACACAAATGGAAGCTAATAGTCTCTAAGGTTTACCAAGCTATCAACCCACTCAGATTTATCCATAAGACGATTAGCAATATCAAAATCTAAAGTGGCAGGTCCAATGGTAGACGTCTGAAACCAAATACAAtgataaaagtttaaaacaattatacgttttatttaaaatgtaacaaTACATGACAGATGAATGAGAATAGAGTACTTGCGTGGAGGAAGTTGACCAAGTTCTAACTTTTTCCCAATCCTCTTCACGGAAAAACACAAACGCGGCATCTGGTGAGTCTTCTTTGGTTCGATCTATTTGCTCATCATTCCACTGCGGTGGAGCCATGTTCAACGGTTTTGATTTCCTTGAGGTCTCAACTTTCACTTGAGACAGATCAAAACCCTCAACAAATGTAGCTTGGGAAAGGTCCCTCAAGTCTTGTGTACTcaatccaaaatcaaaatcattagtTTCTGTAGCAATCTTTTTCCCATCCtattcattaaaattaaaaagaatgcATATAAGAAGAAATTTATTCATAACACAAACAAAGCATTACATTCATAACACAAACAAAGCAGTACATTCAAACATTTTACACATTAGAAACCTTTTACACAAAGTTTCACATTCCACATTACAATGTACTAACTGATACATAATATTACACAGTCGAAATGAAGTTCCAAAAGCCTAGCTCCAGCACCCTAACTCAAGCAGCCTAGTTCCAAGTTCATCAAGTTCTACACTTTCTCTTAGGCAGTACCTTTTTTGTTGGTGTAGGTTGATCGCCTTTGTGCTTAGGTGGAGCTTGAGCGCCTTTGCTCTTAGGTGGATCTTGATTGGCTTTGCTCTTAGGTGGAGCTTGCTTGGCTTTGCTGTGTAGTGGAGCTTTTTCAGCTGCTTTCTTGCTAGGATAGCTTCCTTCACCAGTCAAACTGATTGCGTCCCTGAGCTGTGAAACCTCAATCTCCATCTTCCCCATCCTCTCTGTAAACATCCTCTCCATATTAGCCATTTGCGTACTGAGCTTATCCCCCAAGGAAGTAACATATGTCTGGATGAGACCCTCAATGAAACTATTAGTTTCAGGACCAAAAGCAAGATTTTTTCCTGCAGATCGTTTACACAGcaacttcttctttcttgtcACTGCTCCTTCATCAAGAACCTTTCTCTTGCCTTTTCTTGCAACCGTGACCGAAGAGGTCTCCTCCTCTGCTAAAACATCAGTATCAGCCACAGTCTTATCAGCTTCTGACCCTCTATCCTGGCTGTCGGCTTCCTCCATTTCAGTTTCTTCAGGCTCTGTGGAGCTCCAATCAAACTTCTGTCTGATCCTATCTAGAAGAAGGTCCACTTGTTCATCTTCCATCTCACCCTTCCTTGTATAGTCAACATGCTGAAACATATCACCATTACCAGTCACTGAAATAACCGAGAACAAGTCACCCTGTAAAATAGTTAAAACATTAAAAGCTATACAAATTTTATACAACAAccatatataagaaaacaatgTAAGATAGTTACCTTCTTAGTTAAGGAGTCCTCAAGCTCAGTGATGTCTTCATAAGAATCGTTTGCAACTCCTTTCCAATTGCCACACCTTGGACCGACGAAGCTGCCAGAGACTTGTCTCCCACATATTTCTCCAAAATCAGGAATTGCTTCTATAATCCAAATCTGGAGAGCATATGAGAAACCCTCAAAAATGTAGCTGTCCTTCTTACCCAACTTCTTCCTAGCCTTCTCAATGGAACTTAGCAGGAAGTCATACGAGTGCAGACCCCAATGGAACTTCCGGCGCTTGTCAAGATCCATCACCAACTTGATGTACATATCAGGGATGTTCACCTTCTCATCTCTTCCCATCACCACACCCATTATCACACACAGGTAGATCAACCTCATCCTATCAATCCGAGTCCACTTGTGAACTTCTTTTAGATGCACCTTTCGGATCGACTTCAAGGTGATCTTATCACCAGTCCTTAGTAGGTTATtccaaccccccccccccccgtcaTTTTTCCATGTTACTACGTCACTGCTGCTTTCCCGAGAAACTTTGAGGCCTGTCACAGCATGGTACTCCTGAAGCGAAAACCGGAGAGGCGTCCTCGCAAAGACAAACCACTTCTCATGCATCTTCGAGGTAATCAGCTGGTTACACAAGAAACTATCCTCCAATTTCCCTAAAAACCCGAGCTTGTTATCCGCAATAGCCATGATATGTTTGAAAACAGGATCTATCTTCACATCATTGTACTCTGCAGACATGGCTTTCTTCAGATCCCTGATAAGTTCCATGCGGCAGCAATTGTTGATCTTCTTGACCTGAGGTTTCAAACCCTCTGCATACAGTCGCTTAGGTAGCTCTAACTCCATATCTACAAAAGACAACAAAATGATTTTAGTGAAACAGAGACAAACACAAGAACAAAACCAAATATAAAACTCAGAAACACAAAGACTATCTTTTTGTTTACAAACGAAATTAATTAACCAAACCATATAAAACGAAATAAATTTACAAAGACATATACACatcaaacaataaccaaatcgaggaacatgaaataaaaaaagataaagttcGGACATAATACCTTAGCTTAACGCGATttcagagaaagagagaagcggAGAGAAGCGACGAGGCGGCGAGAGGAGGAGAGACGCGTAGAGAGGCGGAGAGAAGCGGAGAGGCGGCGAGAGGAGGAGAGAGGCGGAGAGAAGCGGAGAGACGGAGAGGTGGAGAGAGAAGCTTCGGTGTTTACCTTCGGTATGTAGGAGAAGAGACGGTATGTAGGAGAAGAGAAAGGGGTTCCACCGGTGGCTGTTTCCGTCGTTGATTTCACCGGAGGGAACACAACGGAGAAGACACAATCGCCATCTTGTTCGCCGTGAAAGAGAGAGGCGGAGAGATCGATGTTAGAGTTACGGACTTTAGGGGAAATCAAATGTTTCTACAccttttgttctgttttttttttccccttcCGGCAACCATATTAAACCAACatttaaccatttttttttaaaatacaattaattatgtttaatGGGATTAATCAAAGGTTACTTTTGGTATTATGGAAAACATTATACTATAGGGACAACTTGAGATTGGATTTATACCATAGAGACAactatgttgtttttttgttctcttttggcaattttctcatttttatttgctcttttttttttataatgatacACATAATCTCCCAGCGGACTAATAGAATAGACCATGTTTCTAAAAGAAAAGATATTATTTTAGATGTTGATGATAACTTAGTGATTTGTATGATtgttaataaaaatttgttataatatataaaatatcattgatattattgtttgtcgtttcttttatatttattttatgcacGAAATTGCTCATTAACTTTTCAGATCATataaaaattagagaaaaataACGAAAATGGTAGATAATTTTCAAGTCTTAAAAATCTGTCTTTACGGATGACTAATTCATTCAAACCTTTTGAAAAGCTTGGTCATGTTGTTGGATCTTGaatcattgaaataaaaaacttgcaATATGTTCTAAAAATGTTGATAGATTGTGTGTTGAATCATAGTTCCATAGTCCATGT
The window above is part of the Brassica napus cultivar Da-Ae chromosome C3, Da-Ae, whole genome shotgun sequence genome. Proteins encoded here:
- the LOC125583691 gene encoding uncharacterized protein LOC125583691, encoding MSELYLFLFHVPRFGYCLMCICLCKFISFYMVWLINFVCKQKDSLCVSEFYIWFCSCVCLCFTKIILLSFVDMELELPKRLYAEGLKPQVKKINNCCRMELIRDLKKAMSAEYNDVKIDPVFKHIMAIADNKLGFLGKLEDSFLCNQLITSKMHEKWFVFARTPLRFSLQEYHAVTGLKVSRESSSDVVTWKNDGGGGGWNNLLRTGDKITLKSIRKVHLKEVHKWTRIDRMRLIYLCVIMGVVMGRDEKVNIPDMYIKLVMDLDKRRKFHWGLHSYDFLLSSIEKARKKLGKKDSYIFEGFSYALQIWIIEAIPDFGEICGRQVSGSFVGPRCGNWKGVANDSYEDITELEDSLTKKVTILHCFLIYGCCIKFV